CGATGAACATAGGTAGTAGTTTTTAATTTTCAGTTGCGCAGCATCTTCACGGCCCGTTCGACCCCGGCGGCCAGCGCATCGGCCTCCGCAAGCGTATTGTACAGCGCGAACGAGGCCCGGCACATGCCCGTCGTCCCGTAGTGGTCCATCACCGGCTCGGCGCAGTGCTGGCCCGTGCGGACCGCAATGCCCAGCTTGTCGAGAATCATCCCCATATCGTAGGGATGCACCCCCTCGACATTGAACGAGAGGATGGCGCATTTGCCGGGCGCCGTGCCGTAAATCCGCAGTCCGCCGATCCCCTCCAGCCGCTCCGTGGCGCGGCGCAGCAGCGTCTCCTCGTGGGCTTCGATCTCCGCAGGGTCGAACCGCTGCATGAACTTCACCGCCTCGCCCAGTCCGATGGCGCCCACGAAATTGGCCGTTCCGGCCTCGAATTTCAGCGGCACGGGGGCATAGGTGGTCTTCGCGAACGTCACCGTGTCGACCATGTCACCGCCGCCCATGAACGGCGGCATCCGTTCCAGCAGTTCGCGCTTGCCGTACAGCACGCCGATTCCCGTCGGCCCGTAGAGTTTGTGGCCCGAGAAGGCGTAGAAGTCGCAGTCCATCGCCCGGACATCGACCCCGCCGTGAACCACGCCCTGACAGCCGTCGACAACGACAACGGCCCCCGCGGTATGCGCCGCTTCGACCACCGTCCGCAGGTCGGGCCGCGTGCCGAGCGTGTTGGACGCCTGCGTGACGGCCACCACGCGCGTACGTTCGTCCACGAGCGACGGCAGGAGGTCCGTGCGCAGCGCTCCCGCCTCGTCGAACGGAAGCACGCGGATTTCGGCCCCCTTGCGTTCGGCCAGCATCTGCCACGGCACGATGTTCGAGTGGTGCTCCATCTCGCTGACGAGGATGTTGTCCCCCGCTCCGACGAAGGCGTCGCCCCAGGCGTAAGCCACCGTGTTGAGCGACGCCGTGGCGCCCGCCGTGAAGACGATCTCCTCCTTCGCGGCCGCCCCGACGAACGCAGCGATCCGCTCCCGGGCGGCTTCATACAACACCGTCGCCTCCTCCGAGAGGAAATGCACCCCGCGGTGAATGTTGGCGTTCAGCTCCCGGTGAAGGCGATCGACCGTCTCGATCACCGTCCGGGGTTTCTGGGCCGTAGCCCCGCTGTCGAGGTAAACCAGCGGCTTGCCGTAGACTTCGCGGTGCAGGATCGGGAACTCCTCCCGTATTTTTTCAACGTCGAACATTTCTCACAGGGTTTCGATTTTCGCCGCGGCCCGTTCCAGGATCGCCCCGCACAGCGGCTCGATGCCGCAGCGGGTCACCACGTCGCCGACGAATCCCTCGATCTGCAACCGCCGGGCCTGGGCTTCGCTCAAACCGCGCTGGCGCATGTAAAGTATCGCCTCGGCATCCATCTGCCCCACCGTCGCGCCGTGCGAGCATTTCACGTCGTCGGCGTAGATTTCCAGCTGCGGCTGGGTCGTGATGCGGGCCGTCCGGCTCAACAGGATGTTGCGGCTCTGCTGCCGGGCGTCGGTGCGCTGGGCGTCGGGGGCCACGTAGACCATTCCGCAGAACTCGCCCACGGCCTGCCCTCCGGCGACCCCCTTGACGTAGGAGTCGCTGCGGCAGTCGGCGACGTTGTGCGCCGTGTGCAGTTTCAGCACGCAATGCTCTTCACCCGCGGCGAGGAACACCCCGCCCAGCTCGTTTTCGGCATCCGCACCGTCGAGGTCGATGCGGTACGAAGCGTTGGCGCTCGACAGCAGCGCCGTCGTCAGGCGGCAGCGGCTGCGGGCGGCCTGCTTCACCGAGACCTCGGCGAACGCCTCGGCCGTGAACAGTTCGGTCAGCTCCAGCTGCGCCCCTTCGGCCAGCGTCAGCGTCAGCGACGACACGTCGGGTGCGGTATGCAGCACGACGATCCGCGCCGAAGCGCCCGCCGCGGCCTCCACGCGCAGATGCCGGGGATCGACCGCCGCAAAGGGTTCGGCCTCGGCCCCGGCGATGCGGAGCACCTCGCCGTCCGCCGCGCGGAACCCGCGGATGATGTCGGGAATCGTCTCCATCACTTGTCGTATTCGTTGATCAGCCAGTCGTACCCCTCTTTTTCGAGCTTGAGGGCCAGCGACTTGTCGCCCGAATGGATGATGCGGCCCTTGTAGAGCACATGCACCACATCGGGCACGATGTAATCCAGCAGACGCTGGTAGTGGGTGATGACCACCGTGGCGTTGTCCGCCCGG
This Alistipes shahii WAL 8301 DNA region includes the following protein-coding sequences:
- a CDS encoding aminotransferase class V-fold PLP-dependent enzyme, with the protein product MFDVEKIREEFPILHREVYGKPLVYLDSGATAQKPRTVIETVDRLHRELNANIHRGVHFLSEEATVLYEAARERIAAFVGAAAKEEIVFTAGATASLNTVAYAWGDAFVGAGDNILVSEMEHHSNIVPWQMLAERKGAEIRVLPFDEAGALRTDLLPSLVDERTRVVAVTQASNTLGTRPDLRTVVEAAHTAGAVVVVDGCQGVVHGGVDVRAMDCDFYAFSGHKLYGPTGIGVLYGKRELLERMPPFMGGGDMVDTVTFAKTTYAPVPLKFEAGTANFVGAIGLGEAVKFMQRFDPAEIEAHEETLLRRATERLEGIGGLRIYGTAPGKCAILSFNVEGVHPYDMGMILDKLGIAVRTGQHCAEPVMDHYGTTGMCRASFALYNTLAEADALAAGVERAVKMLRN
- a CDS encoding SufD family Fe-S cluster assembly protein — translated: METIPDIIRGFRAADGEVLRIAGAEAEPFAAVDPRHLRVEAAAGASARIVVLHTAPDVSSLTLTLAEGAQLELTELFTAEAFAEVSVKQAARSRCRLTTALLSSANASYRIDLDGADAENELGGVFLAAGEEHCVLKLHTAHNVADCRSDSYVKGVAGGQAVGEFCGMVYVAPDAQRTDARQQSRNILLSRTARITTQPQLEIYADDVKCSHGATVGQMDAEAILYMRQRGLSEAQARRLQIEGFVGDVVTRCGIEPLCGAILERAAAKIETL